The proteins below are encoded in one region of Candidatus Omnitrophota bacterium:
- a CDS encoding pyridoxamine 5'-phosphate oxidase family protein, translating into MLSVKITKLLKNRAFISVATADFNGQPNAAPKFFLKLENNFIYLADYTIGKTWENLKVNPCVSLSFMEPDTLIGYQINGAVEIIDKGPEYDKMMSEFREREVDLSAKRIIEGLYRGRGHETFELTFPERVVIFKIKLKDIAEIGPRGDLRREKV; encoded by the coding sequence ATGCTATCCGTAAAGATAACCAAACTTTTAAAAAACAGGGCGTTTATCAGCGTGGCTACGGCTGATTTTAACGGCCAGCCGAATGCCGCGCCTAAATTTTTCTTAAAATTAGAAAATAATTTTATTTATCTGGCTGATTATACCATCGGCAAGACCTGGGAGAATTTAAAGGTTAACCCTTGTGTCTCGCTGTCATTTATGGAGCCGGATACGCTGATAGGCTATCAGATAAATGGGGCGGTTGAGATAATAGATAAGGGCCCTGAATATGATAAAATGATGAGTGAGTTCAGGGAAAGAGAAGTAGATCTTTCGGCAAAGCGTATTATCGAAGGCCTCTATAGGGGCCGGGGGCATGAGACTTTTGAATTAACGTTTCCTGAGCGTGTCGTTATCTTTAAAATTAAATTAAAAGATATAGCGGAAATCGGGCCGCGCGGGGACTTAAGGAGAGAGAAAGTATAA
- a CDS encoding methionine synthase produces MKGLRGLATGIGSLPYRDADEALEVIFKYVPDIPFWPQLPKRDIREGMVAQFSENLPCLRIAREGLFFSALEDKDKELEIFYERIIAGETDYFKISKDFALGLYKFYQRLENSDLKNIEFIKCQITGPFTFAASIKDEKGKALLHDSVFMQAILKGLQMKALWQIKLFKKFGKKIIMFLDEPYLGCFGSAYTPINREDVVKGLSELTGPIKSDNVLIGVHCCGNTDWSIFTDIQAIDIINFDAFGFLDKLVLYAGNLNDFLKRGGILCWGIVPTQEFTGQETVASFEKKIKEGIDILGKKGVDKDLLLSRLLISPACGLGTLDIRKSENIFRLLSELSSSIGKTP; encoded by the coding sequence ATGAAAGGCCTAAGGGGCTTAGCTACGGGAATAGGGAGCCTGCCGTATCGGGATGCCGACGAAGCATTAGAGGTGATATTTAAATATGTGCCGGATATCCCCTTCTGGCCGCAATTACCCAAGCGCGACATCCGTGAAGGGATGGTGGCGCAGTTTAGCGAGAATTTACCTTGTTTAAGAATAGCGCGCGAAGGTTTATTCTTTTCTGCGCTTGAAGATAAAGACAAGGAACTGGAAATTTTTTATGAGCGTATAATTGCCGGCGAAACGGATTATTTTAAAATAAGCAAGGATTTTGCCTTAGGCCTCTATAAATTTTACCAGAGATTAGAGAATTCCGATCTAAAAAATATAGAGTTTATTAAATGCCAGATTACCGGGCCGTTTACTTTTGCCGCCAGCATAAAGGATGAAAAGGGGAAGGCGCTTTTACACGATAGCGTGTTTATGCAGGCAATTTTAAAAGGCCTGCAGATGAAGGCGCTCTGGCAGATAAAACTTTTTAAAAAATTCGGCAAGAAGATAATTATGTTCCTGGATGAGCCGTATCTGGGCTGTTTTGGCTCTGCCTACACGCCTATAAACAGGGAGGATGTGGTTAAGGGGTTATCGGAGCTTACAGGCCCCATAAAGTCCGATAATGTCTTGATAGGAGTCCACTGCTGCGGCAATACGGATTGGTCTATTTTTACGGATATCCAGGCCATAGATATTATCAATTTCGATGCCTTTGGTTTTTTAGATAAACTCGTTCTTTACGCAGGCAATCTCAACGATTTCTTAAAAAGAGGAGGCATCCTCTGTTGGGGCATAGTGCCGACACAGGAATTTACCGGCCAAGAGACCGTCGCATCCTTTGAAAAAAAGATCAAAGAAGGCATAGATATATTAGGTAAAAAGGGCGTGGATAAGGATTTATTGTTAAGCAGGCTCTTAATCAGCCCGGCTTGCGGCCTGGGCACGCTGGATATCCGGAAATCGGAGAATATATTTAGATTACTTTCAGAGTTATCCTCGTCTATCGGAAAAACTCCCTAA